A portion of the Chromobacterium sp. IIBBL 290-4 genome contains these proteins:
- a CDS encoding thymidylate synthase produces the protein MRQYLDLMRHVLEHGHDKSDRTGTGTRSVFGYQMRFNLAEGFPLVTTKKCHLRSIIHELLWFLSGDTNIRYLKENGVSIWDEWADENGDLGPVYGYQWRSWPAPDGRHIDQIANVLDMIKKNPDSRRLIVSAWNPALVDEMALPPCHSLFQFYVLDGKLSCQLYQRSADIFLGVPFNIASYALLTMMVAQVCGLQPGDFIHTLGDAHLYSNHMEQVQLQLTRQPHALPTMKLNPDVKDLFAFRFEDFTLEGYDPHPAIKAPVAV, from the coding sequence ATGCGACAGTACCTCGATCTGATGCGCCATGTGCTGGAACATGGCCATGACAAATCCGACCGCACCGGCACCGGCACCCGCTCGGTGTTCGGCTATCAGATGCGCTTCAACCTGGCGGAAGGTTTTCCGCTGGTGACCACCAAGAAGTGCCATCTGCGCTCCATCATCCATGAACTGCTGTGGTTTTTGTCCGGCGACACCAATATTCGCTACCTCAAGGAAAACGGCGTGTCGATCTGGGACGAGTGGGCCGATGAAAACGGCGACCTGGGCCCGGTGTACGGCTACCAGTGGCGCAGCTGGCCGGCGCCGGACGGCCGCCACATCGACCAGATCGCCAATGTGCTGGACATGATCAAAAAGAACCCGGACTCGCGCCGGCTGATCGTGTCGGCCTGGAACCCGGCGCTGGTGGACGAGATGGCGCTGCCGCCTTGCCACAGCCTGTTCCAGTTCTATGTTCTCGACGGCAAGCTGTCCTGCCAGCTCTACCAGCGTTCGGCCGACATCTTCCTGGGCGTGCCCTTCAATATCGCCAGCTATGCCTTGCTGACCATGATGGTGGCCCAGGTGTGCGGCCTGCAGCCGGGCGACTTCATCCATACGCTGGGCGATGCCCATCTGTACAGCAACCATATGGAGCAGGTCCAGTTGCAATTAACGCGCCAACCGCATGCGCTGCCGACCATGAAGCTGAATCCGGATGTAAAAGATTTGTTCGCCTTCCGTTTCGAGGACTTCACGCTGGAAGGCTACGACCCGCATCCCGCCATCAAGGCGCCGGTGGCGGTATGA
- the flhA gene encoding flagellar biosynthesis protein FlhA encodes MDSILQILRNLKIFQLAGPLLIILILSMMILPLPPVLLDIFFTFNIAVSVIVLLVGINVRKPLDFSSFPSVLLITTMLRLSLNVASSRVVLLEGHTGPDAAGKVIESFSHFLVGGNVAIGIVVFVIITIINFVVITKGAGRIAEVSARFTLDAMPGKQMAIDADLNAGLIGEDEARKRRSTIAEEANFFGAMDGASKYVRGDAMAGILIILINVIGGLIVGVVQHDLPVGQAAETYTLLSIGDGLVAQIPALIISTAAGIVVTRVGTDQDMSEQFLTQLFTKPQVLYITSAVIGMIGLIPNMPHLSFLLIAGALLALARAMEQKAKRAERAAQQQAVQQAAPPEQQGAEVSWSDVQHVDQLGMEVGYRLIPLVDRTQDGELLRRIRGIRKKIAQDLGFLVPPVHIRDNLEIKPNAYRILLKGVEIGKGEAFMGQFLAINPGRVSREIAGNATTDPAFGLPAVWIDAGKREEAQSLGYTVVDASTVVATHISNLLQTHAAELLGREEVQALIDHQAKESPKLIEDLVPKVVPVGTLQKVLQQLLNDGIHIRDFRTIVETLADHIPQNQDVDELTGAVRTALSRVIVQQLFPGENELPLMTLEPQLENVLMQAVQSKAGGGLEPGLAENLLSSAAQQTEQVEIQGYNPVLLTAPGLRPLLARFLRRALPQLRVISHNEIPDNKSIRIIAVIGGSKG; translated from the coding sequence ATGGATTCGATACTGCAAATACTGCGCAACCTGAAGATCTTCCAGCTCGCCGGGCCGCTGCTGATCATCCTCATCCTGTCGATGATGATCCTGCCGCTGCCGCCGGTGCTGCTCGACATCTTCTTCACCTTCAACATCGCGGTGTCGGTGATTGTGCTGCTGGTCGGCATCAATGTGCGCAAGCCGCTGGACTTCTCGTCCTTCCCCTCGGTGCTGCTGATCACCACCATGCTGCGGCTGTCGCTGAACGTCGCCTCCAGCCGGGTGGTGCTGCTGGAGGGCCATACCGGCCCGGACGCCGCCGGCAAGGTGATTGAATCGTTCTCCCACTTCCTGGTGGGCGGCAACGTCGCCATCGGCATCGTGGTGTTCGTCATCATCACCATCATCAACTTCGTGGTGATCACCAAGGGCGCCGGCCGGATCGCCGAAGTGTCGGCGCGCTTCACACTGGACGCGATGCCCGGCAAGCAAATGGCGATCGACGCCGACCTCAACGCCGGCCTGATCGGCGAAGACGAAGCCCGCAAGCGCCGCTCCACCATCGCCGAGGAAGCCAACTTCTTCGGCGCCATGGACGGCGCCTCCAAATACGTGCGCGGCGACGCCATGGCCGGCATCCTGATCATTTTGATCAACGTGATCGGCGGCCTGATCGTCGGCGTGGTGCAGCATGACCTGCCTGTCGGCCAGGCGGCGGAAACCTACACCCTGCTCAGCATCGGCGACGGCCTGGTGGCGCAAATTCCGGCGCTGATCATCTCCACCGCCGCCGGTATCGTGGTGACGCGCGTCGGCACCGATCAGGACATGTCGGAGCAGTTCCTGACCCAGCTGTTCACCAAGCCGCAGGTGCTGTACATCACTTCGGCGGTGATAGGCATGATAGGCCTGATCCCGAATATGCCTCACTTGTCCTTCCTGCTGATCGCCGGCGCCTTGCTGGCCTTGGCGAGGGCGATGGAGCAAAAGGCCAAGCGCGCCGAGCGGGCTGCCCAGCAGCAGGCGGTGCAACAGGCAGCCCCGCCCGAACAACAGGGCGCGGAAGTCAGCTGGAGCGATGTGCAGCATGTGGATCAGCTGGGCATGGAAGTGGGCTATCGTTTGATTCCGCTGGTGGACCGCACCCAGGATGGCGAGCTGCTGCGCCGCATCCGCGGCATCCGCAAGAAGATCGCCCAGGACTTGGGCTTCCTGGTGCCGCCGGTCCATATCCGCGACAATCTGGAAATCAAGCCCAATGCCTACCGCATCCTGCTCAAGGGCGTGGAGATCGGCAAGGGCGAGGCCTTCATGGGCCAGTTCCTGGCGATCAACCCCGGCCGCGTCAGCCGCGAAATCGCCGGCAACGCCACCACCGACCCAGCCTTCGGCCTGCCGGCGGTGTGGATAGACGCAGGCAAGCGGGAAGAAGCGCAGTCTCTGGGCTATACCGTGGTAGATGCCAGCACGGTTGTGGCCACCCATATTTCCAACCTGCTGCAGACCCACGCGGCAGAGTTGCTGGGCCGCGAAGAGGTGCAGGCCCTGATCGACCACCAGGCCAAGGAATCGCCGAAGCTGATCGAAGACCTGGTGCCCAAGGTGGTGCCGGTGGGCACGCTGCAGAAAGTGCTGCAGCAATTGCTGAACGACGGGATTCATATCCGCGACTTCCGCACCATCGTCGAAACGCTGGCCGACCACATCCCGCAAAACCAGGATGTGGACGAACTGACCGGCGCGGTGCGCACCGCCTTGTCGCGGGTGATCGTGCAGCAGCTGTTCCCTGGGGAAAACGAGCTGCCGCTGATGACGCTGGAGCCGCAGCTGGAAAACGTGCTGATGCAGGCGGTGCAATCCAAGGCCGGCGGCGGCCTGGAGCCCGGATTGGCGGAGAATTTGCTGTCCAGCGCCGCCCAGCAGACGGAACAAGTGGAGATTCAAGGGTACAATCCGGTTTTGCTGACGGCGCCCGGTTTGCGGCCGCTATTGGCGCGATTCTTGCGAAGGGCATTGCCGCAGCTGCGTGTGATTTCGCATAATGAGATTCCGGACAATAAATCCATTCGTATAATTGCGGTAATCGGCGGTAGCAAGGGCTAA
- the flhF gene encoding flagellar biosynthesis protein FlhF: MVVKKFFGKTTRDALRQVREELGADALILSNRPTMGGGVEIMAVADSDVANLASTLSTSTSKHPPRNAPPAVNRPQQPAPIPPANGSAVNRAIARTYAMPVEPLESPAPPRLEAAMPRMEPTYAPEPQPIPRPAQTPAPQMRPAAPPTAQPQASKPPQPDPGFAIPLHTPRNNGQEPEQMAHELRQIGDEIKLLRSLLQSQLASFAWSDMEGKAPNRLELFKHLLAMGFSAQLIRQLIEKMPAQYQAEVAVKWARSALVHNLKCADADREVMDRGGIFALVGPTGVGKTTTVAKLAARATMRFGAQHVALITTDSYRIGAQDQLRIYGKILGVPVFSIQNEGDLQLTLADLSNRHIVFIDTVGMGQRDARVLAQIEMLRTAGRPIERLLLLAANTDGHTLEDVVRRYRGEGLAGCILSKIDEAVAQGPSLDVIIRNRLKLYYITNGQRVPEDLHSANAAFLVDRAMRAQQIGSPFSLQTEEMPIMHAAQAGWL, translated from the coding sequence ATGGTGGTGAAAAAGTTCTTCGGGAAAACCACTCGAGACGCGCTGCGGCAAGTTCGCGAAGAACTGGGGGCCGACGCCCTCATCTTGTCCAATCGCCCCACCATGGGCGGCGGAGTGGAAATCATGGCGGTGGCCGACTCCGACGTCGCCAACCTGGCCAGCACCCTGTCCACGTCCACCAGCAAGCATCCGCCGCGCAACGCTCCGCCCGCGGTCAACCGGCCGCAGCAGCCCGCGCCCATCCCGCCGGCCAACGGCAGCGCGGTGAACCGCGCCATCGCCCGCACCTACGCCATGCCGGTGGAACCGCTGGAAAGCCCCGCGCCGCCGCGGCTGGAAGCCGCCATGCCGCGCATGGAGCCCACATACGCGCCCGAGCCGCAGCCCATCCCGCGCCCCGCGCAGACTCCGGCGCCGCAAATGCGCCCGGCCGCGCCGCCCACGGCCCAGCCGCAGGCATCCAAGCCGCCGCAGCCGGACCCGGGCTTCGCCATTCCGCTGCACACGCCGCGCAATAACGGCCAGGAGCCGGAGCAGATGGCGCACGAACTCAGGCAGATAGGCGATGAAATCAAGCTGCTGCGCAGCCTGCTGCAAAGCCAGCTGGCCAGCTTCGCCTGGTCCGACATGGAGGGCAAGGCGCCCAACCGGCTGGAATTGTTCAAGCATCTGCTGGCGATGGGCTTTTCCGCCCAATTGATCCGCCAGCTGATCGAAAAAATGCCGGCCCAGTATCAGGCCGAAGTCGCCGTCAAATGGGCGCGCTCGGCGCTGGTGCACAATCTGAAATGCGCCGACGCCGACCGCGAAGTGATGGACCGCGGCGGCATCTTCGCCCTGGTCGGCCCCACCGGCGTCGGCAAGACCACCACCGTGGCCAAGCTGGCCGCGCGCGCCACCATGCGCTTCGGCGCCCAGCACGTGGCGCTGATCACCACTGACAGCTACCGGATCGGCGCGCAGGACCAACTGCGCATCTATGGCAAGATTCTGGGCGTGCCGGTGTTTTCCATCCAGAACGAGGGCGATCTGCAGCTGACGCTGGCCGATCTGTCCAACCGCCACATCGTCTTCATCGACACGGTGGGCATGGGCCAGCGCGACGCGCGCGTGTTGGCGCAGATCGAAATGCTGCGTACCGCCGGCCGGCCCATCGAGCGCCTGCTGCTGCTGGCCGCCAACACCGACGGCCACACGCTGGAAGACGTGGTGCGCCGCTACCGGGGCGAGGGCCTGGCCGGCTGCATCCTGTCCAAAATAGACGAAGCGGTGGCGCAAGGCCCCAGCCTGGACGTGATCATCCGCAACCGCCTCAAGCTCTACTACATCACCAACGGCCAGCGCGTGCCGGAAGACCTGCACTCGGCCAACGCCGCCTTCCTGGTCGACCGGGCGATGCGCGCGCAGCAGATCGGTTCGCCGTTCTCGCTGCAGACCGAAGAAATGCCGATCATGCACGCGGCCCAGGCCGGATGGCTGTAA
- a CDS encoding flagellar synthesis regulator FleN gives MQDQAASLRLLAAQQKRSPSFAFIGSEHAGTSTIVTELSLGLAYAGLRPMVLDCCLGQVQTRRLGVPTTATLESQVISVGGLDEMMVTSRQGVQLVNLYARPEQRALFSTQLWLRLGSEFGALERDASALLIDAPNPAVDPIPACVADNLVLVLTPAAESLTTAYAIVKRLASLYGRQRFNILINKARHLDEARELFTRLSAVTSEFLTVSLRWVGFVPQDNTVRRSQTLHRPLMEAFPESEAAVAFSQLSAVLLHWDAPETSRDSTGYMDLLIAASRDWAEADGAKPL, from the coding sequence ATGCAGGACCAAGCCGCCAGCCTCCGCCTGCTCGCAGCGCAGCAAAAGCGTTCGCCCAGCTTCGCCTTCATCGGCTCCGAGCACGCCGGCACCAGCACCATCGTCACCGAACTGTCGCTGGGGCTGGCCTACGCCGGCCTGCGCCCCATGGTGCTGGACTGTTGCCTGGGCCAGGTGCAAACCCGCCGCCTGGGCGTGCCGACCACCGCCACGCTGGAAAGCCAGGTGATCAGCGTCGGCGGCCTGGATGAGATGATGGTGACCTCGCGCCAGGGCGTGCAGTTGGTCAATCTCTACGCCAGGCCGGAACAGCGGGCGCTGTTCTCCACCCAGCTATGGCTGCGCCTGGGCAGCGAATTCGGCGCGCTGGAGCGCGACGCGTCAGCCTTGCTGATCGACGCGCCCAACCCGGCAGTCGACCCCATCCCCGCCTGCGTGGCCGATAATCTGGTGCTGGTGCTGACGCCGGCGGCGGAGTCGCTGACCACCGCCTACGCCATCGTCAAGCGGCTGGCCAGCCTGTACGGCCGGCAGCGCTTCAACATCTTGATCAACAAGGCGCGCCATCTGGACGAGGCGCGCGAACTGTTCACCCGGCTGTCGGCGGTCACCAGCGAATTCCTGACCGTGTCGCTGCGCTGGGTGGGCTTTGTGCCGCAGGACAATACCGTGCGACGCAGCCAGACGCTGCACCGCCCTTTGATGGAAGCCTTTCCCGAAAGCGAGGCGGCAGTAGCCTTCTCCCAGCTGTCTGCGGTACTGTTGCACTGGGATGCGCCGGAAACCAGCCGCGACAGCACTGGATACATGGACTTGCTGATAGCCGCCTCGCGCGATTGGGCCGAGGCCGATGGAGCCAAACCTTTATGA
- a CDS encoding alpha/beta fold hydrolase, whose amino-acid sequence MARIAIPLSEIKEHYQVVVIGSGYGGGIAASRMARAGRSVCLLERGREIIPGEYPATLAQASPEFQVHHPDGHLGSRTGLYDLHVNPQQNVMVGCGLGGTSLINANVSLPPEPQVFEDPRWPKLVREHADTLLKDGFARAREMLKPNPYPECAPALPKLEANRKSSDRLKDKHVFYRPPINVTFDKLPGDRNHVGVEQLPCNYCGDCVSGCNNKAKNTTLMNYLPDASNHGAEIFCQASVRHLERDGDGWIVHYQYVGTGREKFDAPTLFVKADIVILSAGTLGSTEILLRSREQGLALSGELGKHMSGNGDILGFGYNNDERINGIGFGTHSAKEIGPVGPCITSIIDMRDEADWRKRMVIEEGSIPGAIGEVMKPAMALASAELGQPAETGMGAKLAYLAREADSALRGPYHGAMNRLQTYLIMSHDDGAGVMALDEHDQLKLEWPGVGEQPNFEIGNARLLESTRALGGIYVRNPIWTELFRHSLITVHPLGGCVMGEDAAQGVVNHKGQVFSGQAGEAVYPGLYVTDGSVIPTSLAVNPLLTISAISERAMALLAADRGWSIDYALPSAPRAPQAAAKPGIEFTETMKGFFSTAHRQPAGTDLAVYQAAYQAGKDAGSAMGFTVTVESDDLEQLISNPKHQASIVGTLDAPALSPLPLTVSHGVFNLFEEYPEQVGVRHMNYNMRLTAEDGAEFFFSAFKYVPSNHSALRVWSDTSTLYVTVYRGADDSGEVVGSGVLHIAPADFARQMTTMKVLNVDSEAERLKQLARFGEYFAGVLWDSYGGVLAPNVYFNPEAPPRRKRPLNAGAPEVTFFRTEDGVDLKLTRYQGGTKGPVMLVHGLGVGSNIFSTDTIATNLLEYLYQHGYDVWLLDFRVSILLPASKEQWDGDQIARYDYPAAIRQIREATGAKDVQCVVHCYGATTFFMSLLAGLEGVRSVVCSQIAADIVVPPATAVKTGLHLPSVLDKLGVQSLTAYTATDSSWFEKLYDTALKGYALAEAQGYCDNPVCHRITFMYASLYRHDKLNETLHDNLHELFGIANMRTMEHLARMCRAGHLVAFDGADAYMPHFDRLQLPILFISGANNECYLPESTQRTYDKLVASYGPESYSRLVVPGYGHIDCMFGKSAALDIYPAIVVHLDKTA is encoded by the coding sequence ATGGCGCGCATTGCTATCCCCCTCAGTGAAATCAAGGAACATTACCAAGTCGTGGTGATCGGCTCCGGCTACGGCGGCGGCATCGCCGCTTCGCGCATGGCGCGGGCCGGCCGCAGCGTCTGTCTGCTGGAGCGCGGGCGCGAGATCATTCCCGGCGAATACCCGGCCACATTGGCGCAGGCCTCGCCGGAGTTCCAGGTTCACCATCCCGACGGCCATCTGGGTTCGCGCACCGGCCTGTACGACTTGCATGTCAACCCGCAGCAGAACGTGATGGTCGGCTGCGGCCTGGGCGGCACCTCGCTGATCAACGCCAATGTCTCGCTGCCGCCGGAGCCGCAGGTGTTCGAAGACCCGCGTTGGCCGAAACTGGTGCGCGAGCATGCCGATACGTTGTTGAAGGACGGCTTCGCGCGGGCGCGGGAAATGCTGAAGCCCAATCCCTATCCGGAATGCGCGCCGGCGCTGCCCAAGCTGGAGGCCAACCGAAAGTCGTCGGACCGGCTCAAGGACAAGCACGTTTTCTACCGCCCGCCGATCAACGTCACCTTCGACAAGCTGCCGGGCGACCGCAATCACGTCGGCGTGGAGCAGCTGCCGTGCAATTATTGCGGCGACTGCGTATCCGGCTGCAACAACAAGGCCAAGAACACCACGTTGATGAATTATCTGCCGGACGCCAGCAACCACGGCGCGGAAATCTTCTGCCAGGCCTCGGTGCGCCATCTGGAGCGCGACGGCGACGGCTGGATCGTGCACTACCAGTACGTGGGCACCGGGCGCGAGAAATTCGACGCGCCGACGCTGTTCGTCAAGGCCGACATCGTCATTCTGTCCGCTGGCACGCTGGGCTCCACCGAAATCCTGCTGCGCTCGCGCGAGCAGGGTTTGGCGCTGTCCGGCGAGCTGGGCAAGCATATGAGCGGCAACGGCGACATTCTGGGCTTCGGCTACAACAACGACGAGCGCATCAACGGCATAGGCTTCGGCACGCATTCGGCCAAGGAAATCGGCCCGGTCGGCCCCTGTATCACCTCCATCATCGACATGCGCGACGAAGCCGACTGGCGCAAGCGCATGGTGATAGAGGAAGGCTCCATTCCCGGCGCCATCGGCGAAGTCATGAAGCCGGCCATGGCGCTGGCGTCAGCGGAACTGGGGCAGCCGGCCGAAACCGGGATGGGCGCTAAGCTCGCCTATCTGGCGCGGGAGGCGGACAGCGCCTTGCGCGGGCCTTATCACGGCGCGATGAACCGTCTGCAGACCTATCTGATCATGAGCCATGACGACGGCGCCGGCGTGATGGCGCTGGATGAGCATGACCAGCTGAAGCTGGAGTGGCCGGGCGTGGGCGAGCAGCCCAATTTCGAGATCGGCAACGCGCGGCTGTTGGAGTCGACGCGCGCGCTGGGCGGCATCTATGTGCGCAATCCGATCTGGACCGAGCTGTTCCGCCACAGCCTGATCACCGTGCATCCGCTGGGCGGCTGCGTGATGGGCGAGGACGCCGCGCAAGGCGTGGTCAATCACAAGGGCCAGGTGTTCAGCGGCCAGGCGGGCGAGGCGGTGTATCCGGGGCTGTACGTCACCGACGGCTCGGTCATTCCCACTTCGCTGGCGGTCAACCCGCTCTTGACCATTTCCGCCATCAGCGAGCGCGCGATGGCGCTGCTGGCGGCGGACCGAGGCTGGAGCATAGACTACGCGCTGCCTTCCGCCCCGCGCGCGCCGCAGGCGGCAGCCAAGCCGGGCATCGAATTCACAGAGACGATGAAGGGCTTCTTCTCCACCGCCCATCGCCAGCCGGCGGGCACGGATCTGGCCGTCTACCAGGCGGCGTACCAGGCCGGCAAGGATGCCGGCTCGGCCATGGGTTTCACCGTCACCGTGGAATCGGACGATCTGGAGCAGTTGATTTCCAACCCCAAGCACCAGGCGTCCATCGTCGGCACTCTGGACGCGCCGGCGCTGTCGCCGTTGCCGCTGACGGTCAGCCACGGGGTGTTCAATCTGTTCGAGGAGTATCCGGAGCAGGTGGGCGTGCGGCACATGAACTACAACATGCGGCTGACGGCCGAGGATGGCGCTGAGTTCTTCTTCAGCGCCTTCAAGTACGTGCCGAGCAATCACAGCGCGCTCAGGGTATGGTCGGACACCAGCACGCTGTATGTCACCGTTTATCGCGGCGCCGATGATTCTGGCGAGGTCGTCGGCAGCGGCGTCCTGCATATCGCGCCGGCCGATTTCGCGCGGCAGATGACCACGATGAAGGTGCTGAACGTGGACAGCGAGGCCGAGAGGCTGAAACAGCTGGCCCGTTTCGGCGAATACTTCGCCGGCGTGCTGTGGGACAGTTACGGCGGCGTGCTGGCGCCCAATGTCTACTTCAACCCGGAGGCGCCGCCGCGCCGCAAGCGGCCGTTGAACGCGGGCGCGCCGGAGGTGACTTTCTTCCGCACCGAGGATGGCGTGGACCTGAAGCTCACCCGCTACCAGGGCGGGACGAAGGGGCCGGTGATGCTGGTTCACGGCCTGGGCGTGGGGTCCAACATCTTCTCCACCGACACCATCGCCACCAATCTGCTGGAGTACCTGTACCAGCACGGCTACGACGTGTGGCTGCTGGATTTCCGCGTCAGCATCCTGCTGCCCGCCAGCAAGGAGCAGTGGGATGGCGATCAGATCGCCCGCTACGACTATCCGGCGGCGATCCGGCAAATCCGCGAGGCGACCGGCGCCAAGGACGTGCAGTGCGTGGTGCATTGCTACGGCGCCACCACTTTCTTCATGTCGCTGCTGGCCGGGCTGGAAGGCGTGCGCTCGGTGGTGTGCTCGCAGATCGCCGCCGACATCGTGGTGCCGCCGGCCACCGCGGTGAAGACCGGGCTGCATCTGCCCAGCGTGCTGGACAAGCTGGGCGTGCAGTCGCTGACCGCCTACACCGCGACCGACTCCAGCTGGTTCGAAAAACTGTACGACACCGCGCTGAAAGGCTATGCGCTGGCGGAGGCGCAGGGCTATTGCGACAACCCGGTGTGCCACCGCATCACCTTCATGTACGCCTCGCTGTATCGCCACGACAAGCTGAATGAAACGCTGCACGACAATCTGCACGAGCTGTTCGGCATCGCCAATATGCGCACCATGGAGCATCTGGCGCGGATGTGCCGCGCGGGGCATCTGGTGGCTTTTGACGGCGCGGACGCCTACATGCCGCACTTCGACCGGCTGCAGCTGCCCATCCTGTTCATCAGCGGCGCGAACAACGAGTGCTATCTGCCGGAAAGCACGCAGCGCACTTACGACAAGCTGGTGGCGAGCTACGGGCCGGAGAGC
- the flhB gene encoding flagellar biosynthesis protein FlhB: MAEDSDLERTEPASAKRLSMAREDGNIPRSRELSTFAVTMTGVALLMVLGGKIARYLGDTMQKLLTFDQSTVQNTEPVLARFKESIFGALWELAPFFGGLALVALFTPMLIGGWNLTFKALEPNFGKLNPLPGIKRLVSINSATEALKAILKSLLIGGIATWYIWKERDEIIGLLAMPLESGALKLTDLLIRTFFIVTASLILLVAIDVPYQLWSYYKKLRMTKEEVKQEYKEAEGSPEVKGRIRQMQREAARKRMMQEVPKANVIVTNPTHFAVALKYDENMRAPQIVAKGSLKLAEKIIDTGKDSRVPVMRSPRFARALYFNAELGEDIPSALYAAAAQVLAYVYQLQQYQSVGGVAPVFPDKLEVPEELDPYSKRPQDSAPEESR; this comes from the coding sequence ATGGCAGAAGATTCAGACCTCGAACGCACCGAACCCGCGTCAGCCAAACGGCTATCGATGGCGCGAGAAGACGGCAACATTCCCCGATCGCGGGAGTTGTCGACGTTCGCCGTCACCATGACCGGCGTCGCCTTGCTGATGGTGCTGGGCGGCAAGATCGCCCGTTACCTGGGCGACACCATGCAAAAGCTGCTGACCTTCGACCAGAGCACGGTGCAAAACACCGAGCCGGTGCTGGCCCGTTTCAAGGAATCCATCTTCGGCGCGTTGTGGGAGCTGGCGCCCTTCTTCGGCGGGCTGGCGCTGGTGGCGCTGTTCACCCCCATGCTCATCGGCGGCTGGAACCTGACCTTCAAGGCGCTGGAGCCCAACTTCGGCAAGTTGAACCCGCTGCCGGGCATCAAGCGCCTGGTATCGATCAATTCCGCCACCGAGGCGCTGAAGGCGATACTCAAAAGCCTGCTGATAGGCGGCATCGCCACCTGGTACATCTGGAAAGAGCGCGACGAAATCATCGGCCTGTTGGCCATGCCGCTGGAATCCGGCGCGCTGAAGCTGACCGATCTATTGATCCGGACATTCTTCATCGTCACCGCCTCGCTGATCCTGCTGGTCGCCATCGATGTGCCTTACCAGCTGTGGAGCTACTACAAGAAATTGCGCATGACCAAGGAAGAGGTCAAACAGGAATACAAGGAAGCCGAAGGCTCGCCGGAAGTGAAGGGCCGCATCCGCCAGATGCAGCGCGAAGCCGCGCGCAAGCGGATGATGCAGGAAGTGCCCAAGGCCAATGTGATCGTCACCAACCCGACCCACTTCGCCGTGGCGCTAAAGTACGATGAAAACATGCGCGCGCCGCAAATAGTCGCCAAGGGCTCTTTGAAACTGGCCGAGAAAATCATCGATACCGGCAAGGATAGCCGCGTGCCGGTGATGCGCTCGCCTCGCTTCGCCCGGGCGCTGTATTTCAATGCCGAACTGGGAGAGGACATCCCTTCCGCGCTCTACGCCGCGGCGGCCCAGGTGCTGGCCTATGTCTACCAGCTGCAGCAATATCAGTCGGTCGGCGGCGTCGCGCCGGTGTTCCCGGACAAACTGGAAGTGCCCGAGGAGCTTGACCCGTACAGCAAACGTCCGCAAGATTCGGCGCCAGAAGAAAGCCGATAA
- a CDS encoding dihydrofolate reductase: MSQKPILTLVAAMAANRAIGLDNRMPWHLPEDLKHFKAVTLGKPVIMGRKTWDSIGRPLPGRRNIVVTRQADWQAEGAEAAHSLEEALALAGSVEEVCLIGGAQLYGQAIARADQLRLTEIAQRFDGDAYFPEFDPAAWREVSRAEAVGANGLAYAFVDYQRV; this comes from the coding sequence ATGAGCCAGAAACCCATCCTGACCCTGGTGGCAGCCATGGCCGCCAACCGCGCCATCGGCCTGGACAACCGCATGCCCTGGCATTTGCCGGAAGACCTCAAGCACTTTAAGGCGGTGACGCTGGGGAAGCCGGTGATCATGGGCCGCAAGACCTGGGATTCCATAGGCCGGCCGCTGCCGGGCCGGCGCAATATCGTGGTGACGCGGCAGGCGGACTGGCAAGCGGAAGGCGCCGAGGCGGCGCATTCCCTGGAGGAGGCCTTGGCCTTGGCGGGCTCGGTGGAGGAGGTGTGCCTGATCGGCGGCGCGCAGCTATATGGCCAGGCCATCGCGCGGGCGGATCAACTGCGTTTGACCGAAATCGCCCAGCGCTTCGATGGCGACGCCTACTTTCCGGAGTTTGACCCGGCGGCTTGGCGCGAGGTCTCGCGAGCTGAGGCGGTGGGCGCGAACGGCCTGGCTTACGCTTTCGTCGATTATCAGCGCGTTTAA